The Thermodesulfobacteriota bacterium genome includes a window with the following:
- a CDS encoding uracil-DNA glycosylase, with translation MANAPESEPNAFQRRAHKISDLLSEVIDSLRFYAGTGYSGGDCGPDNLERIRRWSDADCLRLDQDVVSAGADAPACAGCSLREYRSSMIAGAGPGRAKLMFVAGYPSFATDKERSPYAGEPGYLLTRIIAAMKLTPDDVFFSHVVKCRPPGGGQPAAGDMQRCLPSLEREIRTVAPRVICVLGEYAARALLGGNEPVEKRRGRFYEREGMALMITWHPEDILDDPSRKRPVWEDIQKVMARLDIPSAGQP, from the coding sequence ATGGCCAATGCCCCTGAATCCGAGCCGAATGCATTTCAGCGAAGGGCTCACAAGATATCGGATCTCCTGTCCGAAGTGATTGACAGCCTTCGGTTTTATGCCGGCACCGGCTACAGCGGAGGAGACTGTGGCCCGGACAATCTGGAACGAATTCGACGATGGTCCGATGCGGATTGCCTCCGTCTTGACCAGGACGTCGTTTCTGCCGGGGCGGATGCCCCGGCCTGCGCCGGATGCTCCCTGCGGGAATACCGGAGCAGCATGATCGCCGGAGCAGGTCCGGGCCGGGCAAAATTAATGTTCGTCGCCGGGTATCCCTCATTTGCTACCGATAAGGAGCGATCCCCTTATGCCGGGGAACCCGGATACCTCCTGACCCGGATTATTGCCGCCATGAAACTGACCCCGGATGATGTGTTTTTCAGCCATGTGGTCAAGTGCCGCCCGCCGGGGGGGGGACAGCCGGCGGCCGGGGATATGCAGCGGTGTCTTCCCTCTCTGGAACGGGAGATCCGAACCGTTGCCCCCCGGGTGATCTGCGTCCTGGGCGAGTATGCCGCCCGGGCCCTGCTGGGCGGAAACGAGCCTGTGGAGAAGCGGCGCGGCCGTTTTTATGAAAGAGAAGGCATGGCGCTCATGATTACCTGGCATCCGGAAGATATTCTGGACGATCCATCCAGAAAACGGCCGGTGTGGGAAGATATCCAGAAGGTGATGGCCCGATTGGACATTCCTTCCGCCGGCCAGCCATGA
- a CDS encoding P-loop NTPase has product MKVAICGKGGSGKSSITALLARYLANRGYNVLVVDADESNMGLHRLLGVASPVILLDHLGGKKAFKQKINQKFPPPEGRLFGDKISVDSLPAECVATADNIRLIAVGKIHVAGEGCACPIGLLSKMVLSKLDLDEKDIVLIDTEAGVEHFGRDVDAACDMILAVVDPAYESFLLAGKIEQMAAASNTDIFFILNKTDNRSRPVMEAHINQNKTIAAIPNIDTLFASSLEGKPLQTAIPEIGPVAEMIINRIG; this is encoded by the coding sequence ATGAAAGTAGCTATCTGTGGAAAAGGGGGCAGCGGTAAAAGTTCCATTACCGCGCTGCTGGCCCGGTACCTGGCCAACCGGGGTTATAACGTCCTGGTGGTGGACGCCGATGAGTCCAACATGGGATTGCATCGTCTTCTGGGTGTTGCCTCTCCGGTCATCCTGCTGGATCACCTGGGCGGGAAAAAGGCTTTCAAGCAGAAAATCAACCAGAAATTTCCGCCTCCGGAAGGCCGGTTGTTCGGCGATAAAATATCCGTCGACTCCCTGCCCGCCGAATGCGTGGCGACCGCGGACAATATTCGCCTGATCGCAGTGGGAAAAATCCACGTGGCCGGGGAAGGATGCGCCTGCCCCATCGGACTGCTGTCAAAAATGGTATTGTCGAAGCTGGACCTGGATGAGAAGGACATCGTCCTGATAGATACCGAGGCCGGGGTGGAACATTTCGGCCGGGATGTGGACGCCGCCTGCGATATGATTCTCGCCGTGGTGGACCCGGCCTACGAATCCTTCCTGCTGGCCGGGAAAATCGAACAGATGGCCGCCGCCTCGAATACGGACATATTTTTCATATTAAATAAAACGGATAACCGCAGCCGGCCTGTTATGGAAGCGCACATCAATCAGAATAAAACGATAGCCGCCATCCCAAACATCGACACGCTTTTTGCAAGCAGCCTGGAAGGCAAGCCCCTGCAAACGGCCATACCGGAAATCGGTCCGGTGGCCGAAATGATTATCAATCGAATCGGATAA
- a CDS encoding FAD-dependent oxidoreductase, whose product MGGLGLIIGICLAIASRVFYVYVDPKIEAVANALPGANCGGCGLPGCGANAEAIVAGKASPGSCVAGGPDVAAIIAGLLGQTVEAREPDIAEPGCAYSVAEADLKYVYQGIPDCRAAAFLSGGMKVCDIGCLGLGTCVRACPFNAMRMNDRGLPEVDRQKCTGCGTCERVCPKHIIKLSSVTRRILREYTVDDCTTPCQRACPAGIDIREYIRRITLGDYNRAVAVIKERNPFPTVIGRICPRFCETECRRHLIDEPVAINGLKRFVADYEKANGRVLPFMAPATNRSVAIIGGGIEGLSTAFFMARLGHSPLVLEASAALGGLLRKAIARQRLPLEILDYDIAGLRDMGIKLKTGQIAGRDFTIDSLLADYYESVFLATGGWDSRLAADNPASAHRPVNGLHLLIDLLKGEKIPCGQQVIIVGGAKLAEAAVALCRKAGAGHVILMLRENNAEEIDLETTKLEARDVQIIFGASLDRVFGLGRKISQVEYTVAPDRTARMISADTVFFAAGRFPELVFVRQRAENETPEKTIRDPEAPVTEPIPWVAMPTYKKPLFADETGLLSTNDPVSDMDAAIKAIDAGRRGAASMHMLMYGNPLSLPENVITRHSVIQSVTSLDHVSPRPRNIMPVHGVGEMADGQEPEIGFSEQTARDEAARCLQCGVICYEHK is encoded by the coding sequence ATGGGAGGCCTCGGACTGATCATCGGTATCTGCCTGGCCATTGCCTCCAGAGTTTTTTATGTCTATGTTGACCCTAAAATCGAAGCCGTAGCCAATGCCCTTCCCGGAGCCAATTGCGGCGGCTGCGGATTGCCCGGATGCGGGGCCAATGCCGAAGCCATCGTTGCCGGCAAAGCCTCCCCCGGTTCATGCGTGGCCGGAGGGCCGGACGTCGCGGCAATTATCGCCGGACTTCTGGGGCAGACGGTTGAGGCCAGGGAGCCGGATATCGCCGAACCCGGATGCGCATACAGTGTTGCCGAAGCGGATCTGAAATATGTCTATCAGGGGATTCCGGACTGCCGGGCGGCCGCTTTCCTGTCGGGCGGGATGAAAGTCTGCGACATCGGCTGCCTCGGCCTGGGAACCTGCGTCAGGGCCTGTCCCTTTAACGCCATGAGAATGAATGACCGGGGGCTGCCCGAAGTCGACCGTCAAAAGTGTACGGGATGCGGCACCTGCGAACGGGTCTGCCCCAAGCATATCATCAAACTCTCTTCGGTTACCCGCCGTATCCTCCGGGAATACACGGTTGACGACTGTACCACCCCCTGTCAGCGGGCCTGCCCCGCAGGTATCGATATCCGTGAATATATCCGGCGGATTACCCTCGGCGATTACAATCGGGCGGTGGCCGTCATCAAGGAAAGGAACCCCTTTCCCACGGTCATCGGCAGGATCTGCCCCCGTTTCTGCGAAACCGAATGCCGGCGTCACCTGATCGACGAACCCGTGGCCATCAACGGGTTGAAACGCTTTGTGGCTGATTACGAAAAGGCCAACGGAAGAGTCCTTCCCTTCATGGCCCCGGCTACCAACCGCAGCGTCGCGATCATCGGCGGCGGCATCGAAGGACTGTCGACCGCTTTCTTCATGGCCCGGCTGGGGCATTCTCCGCTGGTACTGGAAGCGTCGGCCGCACTCGGCGGCCTGTTGAGAAAGGCCATTGCCCGCCAGCGCCTGCCCCTGGAAATCCTTGATTACGACATCGCCGGGCTGCGGGACATGGGCATAAAGTTGAAGACCGGCCAGATTGCCGGCAGAGATTTCACCATCGATTCTCTCCTGGCCGATTACTATGAATCCGTGTTTCTGGCCACCGGCGGATGGGACAGCCGGCTGGCGGCGGACAACCCGGCGTCCGCTCACCGGCCGGTCAATGGTTTGCACCTGCTGATCGATCTTTTAAAAGGAGAAAAGATCCCCTGCGGCCAACAGGTCATTATCGTCGGCGGAGCTAAACTGGCGGAAGCCGCCGTGGCGCTCTGCCGCAAAGCCGGCGCCGGACATGTTATTCTGATGCTGAGGGAGAACAACGCCGAAGAAATCGACCTGGAGACGACAAAGCTGGAAGCCCGGGATGTTCAAATTATTTTTGGCGCGTCCCTGGACCGCGTTTTCGGCCTGGGCCGCAAAATCAGTCAGGTGGAATACACGGTTGCTCCTGACCGCACCGCCCGCATGATTTCTGCCGACACCGTCTTTTTCGCGGCCGGAAGATTTCCGGAGCTGGTCTTCGTCAGGCAGCGCGCCGAAAATGAAACCCCGGAAAAAACGATTCGCGATCCGGAGGCCCCGGTCACGGAACCGATTCCCTGGGTCGCCATGCCGACATATAAAAAACCGCTCTTCGCCGACGAAACCGGACTGTTGTCAACGAATGATCCCGTTTCCGACATGGACGCGGCCATAAAGGCCATTGACGCCGGCCGGAGAGGGGCGGCCTCCATGCACATGCTCATGTACGGCAATCCCCTGTCCCTGCCGGAGAACGTCATTACCCGGCACTCCGTCATCCAGAGCGTA